The Nerophis ophidion isolate RoL-2023_Sa linkage group LG24, RoL_Noph_v1.0, whole genome shotgun sequence genome includes a region encoding these proteins:
- the coch gene encoding cochlin, whose protein sequence is MQMRLRSAALHLHLLHPPLLIQGAEMCLLLLTGAYLLVWSCCSATTPPTPQSLTCETRVADLAQDATLVRCPPHCGQRRLSVFGTHVYATISSLCAAALHSGAVGVSGGVVKVERLPGRQPYTRSYANGIQSQALSRWSSSFRVSEHVQQPSDVITLQHIISDTNAAAATKLPAAKKALKKLSVKKVVGGGNKECQVDMCMVVDSSTNIGQRRFNLQKKFVSKLAAMLKVGPAGPHVGLVQTSDVPRTEFLLTNYTNSKDLQFAIKELTHLGGHTNTGKAIMHATQTLFAQESGGRRGHPRVMLVLIDGWPSDDLERAATLARESGINVFLVSVAKPAPDEVAMVPDYDFAKKAVCKNNGFFNHHMTSWFSTTKHVKPLAQRLCSLDHLLCSRTCFNSVNIGFLIDGSSSIGDPNFRLVLDFLAAIATKFDVSDVGAHVGAVQFTYDQRLEFGMWEHASRDGVLGALRRIPYMSGGTATGSAITYAAQNLFRPTGRGRNFLIVVTDGQSYDNVGVPALSAQNQGITMYSVGVAWAPLDDLKSMASEPKESHTFFTREFTGLAELVDPVVRGICQDFGVKN, encoded by the exons ATGCAAATGAG GCTCCGGTCAGCCgctcttcatcttcatcttcttcATCCTCCTCTTCTTATCCAAG GTGCAGAAATGTGTCTGCTGCTGCTCACGG gagCGTACCTGCTGGTGTGGTCGTGTTGCTCAG CAACAACACCACCAACACCACAATCACTGACCTGCGAGACCCGGGTGGCCGACCTGGCGCAGGACGCCACGCTGGTGCGATGCCCGCCACACTGCGGCCAGCGCAGGCTGTCCGTCTTTGGAACGCACGTCTACGCCACCATCTCATCCCTCTGCGCCGCCGCGTTGCACAG cggtgCCGTGGGCGTGTCGGGGGGCGTGGTCAAGGTGGAGAGGTTGCCTGGGCGACAGCCCTACACCCGCTCCTACGCCAACGGCATCCAATCACAGGCCTTGTCCCGATGGAGCTCCTCCTTCAGGGTCAGCG AGCATGTCCAGCAGCCTTCCGACGTCATCACGCTTCAACACATCATCAGTGACACCAACGCTGCTGCTGCCACCAAACTGCCAG cagCCAAGAAGGCGTTGAAGAAGTTGTCAGTAAAGAAAGTTGTTGGAGGAGGaaataaag agtGCCAGGTGGACATGTGCATGGTGGTAGACAGCAGCACCAACATCGGTCAGCGACGTTTCAACCTCCAGAAAAAGTTTGTCAGCAAACTTGCAGCCATGTTGAAAGTTGGACCTGCTGGACCACATGTTGGCCTCGTGCAGACCag tgatgtTCCAAGAACAGAATTCCTGCTGACTAACTACACAAACAGCAAAGATCTTCAGTTTGCCATCAAAGAGCTGACTCACCTGGGAGGACATACCAACACAG GTAAGGCCATCATGCATGCGACTCAGACGTTGTTCGCCCAGGAGAGTGGCGGGAGGCGGGGCCACCCTCGTGTGATGCTGGTGTTGATTGACGGCTGGCCCTCTGACGACCTGGAGCGGGCGGCCACGTTGGCCCGAGAGTCGGGAATCAACGTCTTCCTGGTGTCCGTCGCCAAGCCCGCCCCCGACGAGGTGGCCATGGTGCCCGACTACGACTTCGCCAAAAAG GCGGTGTGCAAGAACAACGGCTTCTTCAACCACCACATGACCAGCTGGTTCAGCACCACCAAACACGTCAAACCTCTCGCGCAGAGACTCTGCTCGCTGGACCACCTTCTCTGCA GTCGGACATGTTTTAATTCGGTCAACATCGGCTTCCTGATCGACGGCTCGTCCAGCATCGGAGACCCAAACTTCCGTCTGGTCTTGGACTTCCTGGCGGCCATCGCCACCAAGTTTGACGTCTCGGACGTCGGCGCTCATGTCG GCGCGGTGCAGTTCACGTACGACCAGCGTCTGGAGTTCGGCATGTGGGAGCACGCCAGCAGAGACGGCGTCCTGGGTGCCTTGAGGAGGATCCCCTACATGAGCGGCGGCACGGCCACAGGAAGCGCCATCACCTACGCCGCCCAGAACTTGTTCAG GCCCACCGGAAGAGGACGCAACTTCCTCATCGTGGTGACCGACGGCCAGTCGTACGACAACGTGGGCGTGCCGGCTCTCTCCGCCCAGAATCAAG GCATCACCATGTACTCGGTGGGCGTGGCCTGGGCGCCCCTGGATGACCTGAAGTCCATGGCGTCGGAGCCCAAAGAAAGCCACACCTTCTTCACCAGAGAGTTCACCGGGTTGGCCGAGTTGGTGGATCCTGTGGTCCGAGGGATCTGTCAGGACTTTGGCGTGAAaaactga